A part of Lacibacter sp. H407 genomic DNA contains:
- a CDS encoding DUF2911 domain-containing protein, protein MKFLSMILVFVAIGFAATAQNGTKLPPLDKSPMDMSYYPVNYPVLRIQPNKITEPLIARVVYSRPSKSGRKVFGELVEDGKIWRLGANEATEIEFFRDVKVGGKTVKKGRYTMYALESPAKWTVIINKETDVWGAFKYDAAKDVVRVDCPVTRTADITESFSMMFEKATEKSINLIMDWDDVMVKMPISW, encoded by the coding sequence ATGAAATTTCTATCGATGATCCTTGTTTTTGTGGCTATTGGTTTTGCAGCAACCGCACAGAATGGAACCAAATTGCCACCGCTCGATAAATCACCTATGGACATGTCTTATTACCCGGTGAATTATCCGGTGCTTCGCATTCAACCCAACAAAATAACCGAGCCGTTGATCGCAAGGGTTGTGTACAGCCGTCCCTCCAAAAGTGGCCGCAAGGTTTTTGGCGAACTGGTGGAAGATGGAAAGATCTGGCGACTGGGTGCAAACGAGGCGACCGAAATTGAATTTTTCCGTGATGTGAAGGTGGGTGGGAAAACAGTAAAGAAAGGACGCTACACGATGTATGCGTTGGAAAGCCCGGCCAAATGGACGGTGATCATTAATAAAGAAACCGATGTGTGGGGCGCATTTAAATATGATGCGGCAAAGGATGTTGTACGGGTTGATTGTCCGGTAACGAGAACGGCCGACATTACTGAATCGTTTTCGATGATGTTTGAAAAGGCAACCGAGAAAAGTATTAATCTGATCATGGATTGGGATGATGTGATGGTGAAGATGCCGATTAGCTGGTGA
- a CDS encoding acetyl-CoA hydrolase/transferase family protein — MYRHIHYQSVEQALSVIKSGQRVFVQGSAQTPLYLLRELAKQSHRLENVELVFITVQGDITVDQPQYEGIFNINCMFVSNSIRKAVNEGRADFIPVFLSDIPDLFKKGYLPIDVALVHVSPPDKHGYCSLGVSVDIARSAVNTAKHIIAQVNPNVPRTHGDSLIHTDRFTSLVYTEEPLPEVDYGAKVGEDELKIGRYIAGMIEDGSTLQMGIGTIPDAVLKSLHDHKNLGVHTEMCSDGIIDLVERDVINNVNKKIHPNKTVTGFAVGTRKLYDYVDDNPAFVFLDIDYVNDPHVIRRNPKVVAINSAIEVDITGQVCADSIGTTQYSGIGGQMDFMRGAALSEGGKPIIALTSRTAKGVNRIVPFLKQGAGVVTTRGHIHYVVTEYGVAQLYGKNLRQRAKALIDIAHPDDREMLERACVERFKQFLVYDSYIH, encoded by the coding sequence ATGTACAGGCACATCCATTACCAATCAGTTGAACAGGCACTCTCCGTGATCAAAAGCGGGCAACGGGTGTTTGTGCAGGGCAGCGCCCAAACCCCTCTTTATTTATTACGTGAGTTGGCGAAACAATCGCACCGGCTTGAAAACGTGGAGCTCGTATTTATTACGGTGCAGGGCGACATTACCGTTGATCAGCCACAATACGAAGGTATCTTCAACATTAACTGCATGTTTGTGAGCAACAGCATCCGCAAAGCAGTGAACGAAGGCAGGGCCGATTTTATTCCTGTGTTCCTCAGCGATATTCCCGATCTGTTCAAGAAAGGATATTTGCCCATTGACGTTGCATTGGTGCATGTGTCTCCACCCGATAAACACGGCTATTGTTCGCTGGGTGTAAGTGTTGATATTGCCCGCAGTGCTGTAAACACAGCCAAGCATATTATTGCACAGGTAAACCCCAATGTACCACGCACACATGGCGACAGTTTGATCCATACCGATCGGTTTACATCACTTGTTTATACAGAAGAACCGCTGCCGGAAGTGGATTATGGAGCAAAAGTGGGCGAAGATGAACTGAAGATCGGCAGATACATTGCCGGTATGATCGAAGATGGAAGTACGTTGCAAATGGGCATTGGTACAATTCCGGATGCTGTGTTGAAATCATTACACGATCATAAAAATCTGGGCGTGCATACTGAAATGTGCAGCGATGGTATTATTGATCTGGTTGAACGGGATGTGATCAACAACGTCAACAAAAAAATTCACCCCAACAAAACCGTAACAGGGTTTGCAGTGGGTACACGCAAGCTCTACGATTATGTAGATGATAATCCTGCATTTGTTTTTCTGGATATTGATTATGTGAACGATCCGCATGTGATCCGTCGTAACCCAAAAGTGGTTGCGATCAACAGTGCAATTGAAGTGGATATTACTGGCCAGGTATGTGCCGATAGTATTGGTACCACACAATACAGTGGTATTGGCGGACAAATGGATTTTATGCGTGGTGCAGCGTTGAGCGAAGGAGGCAAACCCATTATTGCACTTACATCACGCACTGCAAAAGGCGTGAACCGTATTGTGCCATTTTTGAAACAGGGAGCCGGTGTGGTAACCACTCGTGGACACATTCATTATGTGGTAACTGAATATGGCGTTGCACAGTTGTATGGAAAAAATTTACGTCAGCGGGCAAAAGCGTTGATTGATATTGCCCACCCCGATGACCGTGAAATGCTGGAACGTGCCTGTGTGGAACGATTCAAACAGTTCCTGGTATACGATTCTTATATTCATTAA
- a CDS encoding acyl carrier protein phosphodiesterase, whose product MNYLAHAYLSFHQPDILVGNMISDYVKGKKKFDYSPGIQQGMNLHRAIDTFTDDHAVTKEAKEIFRPHYRLYAGAFIDVVYDHYLATDPAIFTDSSLQEFAAATYEHLEPYSAVFPERFAGMFPYMKTQNWLYNYQERWGIEKSLHGVVRRATYLTESATAFRLFEENYDLLQNYYQQFFPELLAFVQIWLNEYKNRIPGTV is encoded by the coding sequence ATGAATTACCTCGCCCATGCATACCTATCGTTTCACCAGCCCGACATACTTGTCGGCAATATGATCAGCGATTATGTGAAGGGGAAAAAGAAATTCGACTATTCGCCCGGTATTCAACAAGGGATGAATCTTCACCGTGCCATCGATACGTTTACCGACGACCACGCTGTAACCAAAGAAGCAAAAGAGATCTTCCGGCCACATTACCGTTTATATGCAGGTGCTTTTATTGATGTAGTGTACGATCATTATCTCGCAACTGATCCAGCGATCTTTACCGATTCCTCATTACAGGAATTTGCGGCAGCTACTTACGAACATCTTGAACCTTACTCGGCCGTTTTTCCAGAACGCTTTGCCGGAATGTTTCCTTACATGAAAACACAAAACTGGCTCTACAATTACCAGGAGCGCTGGGGCATTGAAAAAAGTTTGCACGGCGTAGTACGCCGTGCAACATATTTAACAGAAAGCGCTACTGCCTTTCGTTTGTTTGAAGAAAATTATGACCTGCTGCAAAACTATTATCAACAGTTTTTTCCTGAACTCTTGGCCTTTGTACAAATCTGGCTTAATGAATATAAGAATCGTATACCAGGAACTGTTTGA
- a CDS encoding Spy/CpxP family protein refolding chaperone encodes MKLLQFLLAFMFIGVVAKAQPPADTSRGRGPRVDMYKDLNLTKDQQEKVKAIQEKQREEMEAIRNNSSLSREEQRSKMMDMRKKYSEQIEALLTAEQKEKLKAKQKEMQEQMQQRRRDGGQGNN; translated from the coding sequence ATGAAATTACTCCAATTTTTATTAGCTTTTATGTTCATCGGCGTAGTTGCAAAAGCACAACCACCTGCAGATACATCAAGAGGCAGAGGTCCACGTGTAGATATGTACAAGGATCTGAATTTGACCAAAGACCAGCAGGAAAAGGTAAAAGCTATCCAGGAAAAGCAACGGGAAGAGATGGAAGCCATTCGTAACAACAGCTCTCTTAGCCGTGAAGAGCAGCGTTCAAAGATGATGGACATGCGCAAAAAATACAGTGAGCAGATCGAAGCATTACTCACCGCAGAACAAAAAGAAAAACTGAAAGCAAAGCAGAAAGAAATGCAGGAGCAGATGCAGCAACGCAGACGAGATGGTGGACAAGGAAATAATTAA
- a CDS encoding T9SS type A sorting domain-containing protein yields the protein MLSKSNSSLGKTQAFTFLFIFLSLITFAGTPINGTTAFNSVSGGLKASGSASGSGITAADIEGFDFRLTTTNGAPTMNIEVWDGSVSSGNGVALYESTSTTNPLFSGIFITANSSAQFDLISIGINAQSSASGDATVTITGLDGSGNPISGATTSGTASVSSLTTFNVNSINQFKGIRGIRITSSDVVYAFIDNIELQNVALSTLPVSWIDFTAKPENQSAVRLNWLTSSEQNTDHYSVLHSTNGQSWETIGTVAAASNSTTVSSYIFLHNHPFAGNNYYRLQQVDLDGNRSYSKIISIVTGLKNNRSVFPNPVVRNTSFSVQLKQSCTIELYNNTGQLVLQKYLPAGMHSISVGSIPAGVYRLKEDNKSSSIIIQ from the coding sequence ATGTTATCAAAATCCAATTCATCCTTAGGGAAAACACAAGCCTTTACTTTCCTGTTTATTTTTCTTTCTCTTATTACGTTTGCCGGAACCCCAATTAACGGAACCACTGCATTTAACTCTGTAAGTGGTGGCTTAAAAGCAAGCGGCTCAGCTTCAGGAAGTGGTATAACCGCTGCTGATATTGAAGGATTTGATTTTCGGCTAACAACAACAAATGGCGCTCCAACGATGAATATAGAGGTGTGGGATGGTAGTGTTAGCAGCGGAAACGGTGTAGCCCTGTATGAATCAACATCTACAACTAATCCGCTATTTTCCGGCATTTTTATTACAGCAAACAGTAGTGCACAATTCGATTTAATTTCTATTGGCATCAATGCTCAAAGTTCAGCGAGTGGTGATGCCACGGTAACCATAACCGGTCTTGATGGCTCTGGAAATCCTATCAGCGGCGCAACAACATCAGGTACGGCAAGTGTTTCATCTTTAACAACCTTCAACGTCAACAGCATTAACCAGTTTAAAGGCATTCGTGGAATACGCATAACAAGTTCAGATGTTGTTTATGCTTTCATCGATAATATCGAATTACAGAATGTAGCCTTATCTACACTTCCCGTAAGCTGGATTGATTTTACGGCTAAGCCAGAAAACCAATCTGCAGTACGTTTAAACTGGTTGACATCATCTGAACAAAATACAGATCATTATTCTGTTTTACATAGCACAAATGGTCAAAGTTGGGAAACGATTGGCACTGTGGCAGCAGCAAGTAACAGTACCACTGTAAGCAGTTACATTTTCTTACACAATCATCCATTTGCCGGAAACAACTATTATCGTCTGCAACAAGTAGATTTAGATGGCAACCGCAGTTACAGCAAAATTATCAGCATCGTTACAGGACTAAAAAACAATCGTTCAGTTTTTCCAAATCCTGTTGTAAGAAATACGTCCTTTTCAGTTCAGTTAAAACAAAGCTGCACGATTGAATTGTATAATAATACCGGTCAATTAGTGCTGCAGAAGTATCTGCCTGCGGGTATGCATTCAATTTCTGTTGGCTCAATACCGGCCGGGGTTTATCGATTGAAAGAAGACAATAAAAGCAGTTCGATCATAATCCAGTAA
- the uvrB gene encoding excinuclease ABC subunit UvrB translates to MPFQLHSPYTPSGDQPQAIQQLTEGILNGEKYQTLLGVTGSGKTFTMANVIQNVQKPTLVLTHNKTLVAQLYGEFKQFFPDNAVGYFVSYYDYYQPEAYMPVSGTYIEKDLSINEELDKLRLHATSELLSGRRDIIVVASVSCIYGMGNPVDFENGIIRIQKKQTLSRQGFLHSLVNSLYSRSQGDFSRATFRVKGDTVDINLPYVDFGYRITFFGDEIEEIETIDIKSGKRIGKVENAAIFPANLYIAPKDQMQQIIYEIQDEAAAQEEYFKSVGKYIEAQRIKERTEYDLEMIRELGYCNGIENYSRFFDRRMPGTRPFCLLDYFPKDYLMMIDESHQTIPQVSGMYGGDRSRKLVLVDYGFRLPSAMDNRPQNFNEFESLLNQVVFVSATPDDYELEKTGGVVVEQVVRPTGLLDPPIEIRPSVNQIDDLLNEIDKRVKKGDRVLVTTLTKRMAEEMDKYLKRINIKSKYIHSEVDTLERIEILRDLRLGVIDVLVGVNLLREGLDLPEVSLVAILDADKEGFLRNEKSLTQTAGRAARNVDGLVIFYADKMTESMRRTIEETSRRREKQVQYNIEHGITPRTIKKSIEQVMGQTSVLDIKGYDVSKPYAMSPDGELVEAAEDQEVYQSIPQMERAIAQTKKQMEKAARDLDFMEAARLRDEMFRMQKELEGMKS, encoded by the coding sequence ATGCCTTTTCAACTTCATTCACCTTATACGCCATCCGGCGATCAGCCGCAGGCCATTCAACAACTCACCGAAGGAATTCTCAATGGTGAAAAATACCAGACACTATTAGGTGTAACCGGCAGCGGTAAAACATTTACCATGGCCAATGTGATCCAGAATGTGCAGAAGCCAACCTTGGTGTTAACGCACAACAAAACATTGGTGGCACAGTTGTACGGCGAGTTCAAACAGTTTTTTCCGGACAATGCGGTGGGTTATTTTGTAAGCTATTACGATTATTATCAGCCCGAAGCCTACATGCCCGTAAGCGGTACGTACATTGAAAAAGATCTGAGCATTAATGAAGAGCTGGACAAACTTCGTTTACATGCAACGAGTGAATTGCTGAGTGGGCGCAGAGATATTATTGTGGTGGCGAGTGTGAGTTGTATTTATGGTATGGGCAACCCGGTTGATTTTGAAAATGGTATCATCAGGATTCAGAAAAAGCAAACACTGTCACGTCAGGGATTTTTGCATTCACTGGTCAACAGTTTGTACAGTCGTTCGCAAGGCGATTTCAGCCGGGCAACGTTTCGTGTAAAGGGTGATACGGTTGATATCAACTTACCTTATGTTGATTTTGGTTACCGCATCACATTCTTTGGTGATGAGATCGAAGAAATTGAAACCATCGATATCAAATCAGGAAAGCGCATTGGCAAAGTGGAGAACGCAGCCATCTTTCCTGCCAATTTATACATTGCACCAAAAGATCAGATGCAGCAAATCATTTATGAAATTCAGGATGAAGCGGCTGCACAGGAAGAATATTTTAAAAGCGTTGGCAAATACATTGAAGCGCAACGAATCAAAGAACGGACGGAATACGACCTTGAAATGATCCGTGAGCTTGGTTATTGCAATGGAATCGAAAACTATTCCCGGTTTTTTGATCGTCGTATGCCGGGTACAAGGCCGTTCTGTTTGCTGGATTATTTTCCGAAAGATTATTTGATGATGATCGATGAGAGCCATCAAACTATTCCGCAGGTGAGTGGTATGTATGGCGGCGACAGAAGCAGAAAATTGGTATTGGTCGATTATGGTTTCCGTTTGCCCAGTGCAATGGATAACCGTCCGCAGAATTTTAATGAATTTGAAAGTTTACTCAACCAGGTTGTGTTTGTAAGTGCTACACCGGATGATTATGAGTTAGAAAAAACCGGTGGCGTAGTAGTGGAACAAGTTGTACGTCCTACAGGGTTATTAGATCCACCAATTGAAATACGCCCAAGTGTAAACCAGATCGATGATCTGCTCAATGAAATTGATAAACGTGTTAAAAAGGGTGATCGTGTATTGGTAACAACCCTTACCAAACGCATGGCAGAAGAAATGGATAAGTATCTGAAGCGGATCAACATCAAATCAAAATACATTCACAGTGAAGTGGACACGTTGGAGCGTATTGAAATTTTACGTGATCTGCGTTTAGGAGTCATTGATGTGTTGGTAGGTGTAAACCTGTTGCGTGAAGGATTGGATTTGCCCGAAGTATCATTAGTAGCAATTCTTGATGCAGACAAAGAAGGATTCTTAAGGAATGAAAAAAGTTTGACGCAAACAGCAGGCCGTGCAGCAAGAAATGTTGATGGATTAGTGATCTTTTATGCAGATAAAATGACGGAAAGTATGCGCCGCACCATTGAAGAAACCAGCAGGCGCAGGGAAAAACAGGTGCAGTATAATATTGAACATGGCATTACACCACGCACCATCAAAAAAAGTATTGAGCAGGTAATGGGCCAAACATCTGTTTTAGATATTAAAGGATACGATGTGTCGAAGCCATATGCAATGTCGCCCGACGGCGAATTGGTGGAGGCAGCCGAAGACCAGGAAGTATACCAAAGCATTCCGCAAATGGAACGGGCCATTGCGCAAACCAAAAAGCAAATGGAAAAGGCAGCACGTGATCTCGATTTTATGGAAGCAGCAAGGTTACGGGATGAAATGTTCAGAATGCAGAAGGAGCTGGAGGGGATGAAAAGTTGA
- a CDS encoding ParA family protein has protein sequence MFTFALFNLKGGVGKTASCVNFAYLAAKDGYKTLLWDIDPQGATSFYYKVKPKQKVVMRDLVGKDASLLESVMATEYENLDIIPADVTAKAHDVMIGEMQGSKKRLATILKQLKNEYDFIFIDCPPGLSSLAENIFNAADIVLMPIIPTTLSVRTYHMVKDFFKEKEIDAKKMTCFFTMTDLRRNMHNEVMEELYKDKRFFENYIPYLSDVEKMGVHKAPLEEFARSSYAAQCYRDLWEEIKEGVL, from the coding sequence ATGTTCACATTTGCTTTATTTAACCTCAAAGGAGGTGTTGGTAAAACGGCCAGTTGTGTAAACTTTGCATACCTCGCTGCAAAAGATGGGTATAAAACCTTGCTATGGGATATTGATCCGCAAGGAGCCACTTCGTTTTATTATAAAGTAAAGCCCAAGCAAAAAGTAGTGATGCGTGATCTGGTTGGGAAAGATGCATCACTGCTCGAAAGTGTAATGGCAACTGAATACGAAAACCTGGATATTATTCCTGCTGATGTTACTGCAAAAGCACACGATGTAATGATTGGTGAAATGCAGGGATCAAAAAAACGGTTGGCAACAATTTTAAAACAATTGAAGAATGAATATGATTTCATCTTCATTGATTGCCCTCCGGGATTAAGTTCATTAGCAGAAAATATTTTTAATGCAGCTGATATTGTTTTAATGCCGATCATACCAACTACATTATCTGTTCGCACATATCACATGGTGAAGGATTTCTTTAAAGAAAAAGAAATTGATGCAAAAAAGATGACATGCTTTTTTACCATGACGGATCTTCGCCGCAACATGCACAACGAAGTAATGGAAGAATTATACAAAGACAAACGCTTCTTCGAAAACTATATTCCGTACTTAAGTGATGTAGAAAAAATGGGTGTACACAAAGCTCCGCTAGAAGAATTTGCACGCAGCAGTTATGCTGCGCAATGCTATCGGGACCTGTGGGAAGAGATCAAAGAAGGAGTGCTGTAA
- the polA gene encoding DNA polymerase I encodes MANDKKVFLLDAFALIFRAYYALIRSPRNTSKGKNTNAQFGFTNALIELITKQKPSHMAVCFDTAAPTERHTDFAEYKANRQEAPEDLLLAIPDIKRIIKGFNIPVIESDGYEADDVIGTLSKQGEAAGYEVFMVTPDKDYGQLVTEKVKIYKPAYQGGDVEIMGPEEVCAKWGIKNVSQVIDILGMMGDSVDNIPGIPGVGEKTAAKLLAEYDTLENVLANAANIKGKMGEKVAAGKDLAIMSKKLATIITNVPVEFHEEDFRLKEWNKEELAAVFAELEFKTIGKRILGDDFNAFSSAPVGVQKDLFGNVIDTTMGEVRKEKKAPPKSAQTEIFASTDATEAEETAEEEGSAVLDLGASKNINNTEHEYIAVTTEAAMKELVAELSKQNEICFDTETTGIDANDCEIVGMSFSYQPHKAWYVPCPVDQTETKKVLSIFKPLFDDESKTWIGQNIKYDLLVLKWYDVELKGPLFDTMLAHYVVEPDGKRSMDELSAQFLGYEPVHIEELIGKKVPKNSTSKQQGTMRDVELEKITEYAAEDADITLQLKHSLFPLLKEKEVERVFYEVENPLVKVLTDMEFEGIRVDVEFLNEYSKQLDKDAKEAEQRVYSSSGLKFNLASPKQLGEVLFDHLKLDPKAKKTKTGQYATGEDVLLKLAHTSPIVEDILAFRELTKLRSTYVDALPQLINRKTGRVHTTYGQAVAVTGRLASNNPNLQNIPVRTERGREIRKAFIPRDENHVLVSADYSQIELRIVAAISGDPAMCDAFIQGKDIHTATAAKVYKIEEKDVTKEMRYKAKSVNFGIIYGQGAFGLADNLGISRTEAKEIIDNYKREFAGIQKYMDDTVNFARENGYVETLMGRKRWLRDINSSNFTVRGYAERNAINSPIQGTAADMIKLAMIKTHDALKKSTFKSKMILQVHDELVFDVLKEEAEDIKALIIDCMQTAMPLTHGVPVIAEAGTGDNWLEAH; translated from the coding sequence ATGGCCAATGATAAAAAAGTTTTTCTGCTCGATGCGTTTGCACTCATCTTCCGTGCATATTATGCACTTATTCGCAGTCCACGTAATACATCCAAAGGAAAAAATACCAATGCACAGTTTGGTTTTACCAATGCATTGATCGAACTTATTACAAAACAAAAGCCTTCGCACATGGCTGTTTGTTTTGATACGGCTGCACCGACTGAACGTCACACCGATTTTGCAGAATACAAAGCCAACCGTCAGGAGGCACCGGAAGATCTGTTGCTGGCCATCCCCGATATCAAGCGCATCATTAAAGGATTTAATATTCCGGTAATTGAAAGTGATGGGTATGAAGCTGATGATGTGATCGGTACACTAAGCAAACAGGGAGAGGCGGCCGGTTATGAAGTGTTTATGGTTACGCCCGATAAAGATTATGGCCAGCTCGTAACAGAGAAAGTAAAAATTTACAAACCAGCTTACCAAGGCGGTGATGTGGAAATTATGGGTCCGGAAGAAGTGTGTGCAAAGTGGGGCATTAAAAATGTAAGCCAGGTAATTGATATACTTGGTATGATGGGCGATTCGGTTGATAATATTCCCGGTATACCGGGTGTGGGCGAAAAAACGGCCGCCAAACTATTGGCTGAGTATGATACGTTGGAAAATGTATTGGCAAATGCTGCCAACATTAAAGGAAAGATGGGTGAAAAAGTGGCAGCCGGAAAAGATCTTGCGATCATGAGTAAAAAACTCGCCACTATTATTACCAATGTGCCTGTTGAATTTCATGAAGAAGATTTTCGATTGAAAGAATGGAACAAAGAAGAGTTGGCAGCAGTATTTGCTGAACTGGAATTCAAAACAATTGGCAAACGGATTTTAGGTGATGACTTTAATGCATTCAGTTCAGCACCGGTTGGTGTGCAGAAAGATCTGTTCGGTAATGTGATCGATACAACAATGGGTGAAGTGCGGAAAGAAAAGAAGGCGCCACCAAAATCTGCACAAACAGAAATCTTTGCGTCAACTGATGCAACAGAAGCTGAAGAAACCGCTGAAGAAGAAGGTTCTGCTGTGTTGGATCTTGGTGCTTCAAAAAATATCAATAACACCGAGCATGAATATATTGCTGTAACAACAGAAGCAGCAATGAAAGAACTTGTTGCTGAGTTATCAAAGCAAAACGAAATTTGTTTTGATACAGAAACAACCGGTATCGATGCAAATGATTGTGAAATTGTGGGAATGAGTTTTTCGTATCAACCACATAAAGCGTGGTATGTTCCTTGTCCTGTTGATCAAACAGAAACAAAAAAAGTGCTCTCCATCTTCAAACCATTGTTTGATGATGAGAGCAAAACATGGATCGGGCAGAATATAAAATATGATCTGCTGGTGTTGAAGTGGTATGATGTGGAATTGAAAGGGCCTTTGTTTGATACCATGCTGGCACATTATGTGGTAGAACCCGATGGCAAACGAAGCATGGATGAGTTGAGTGCACAGTTTCTTGGTTACGAGCCGGTGCATATTGAAGAACTGATCGGCAAAAAAGTTCCAAAGAACTCAACCTCCAAACAACAAGGAACAATGCGTGATGTGGAATTAGAAAAGATCACTGAGTATGCGGCTGAAGATGCAGACATTACTTTGCAATTAAAACATTCGTTGTTTCCATTGCTGAAAGAGAAAGAAGTGGAACGTGTATTTTACGAAGTGGAAAATCCATTGGTGAAAGTGTTGACCGATATGGAGTTTGAAGGGATACGTGTTGATGTTGAATTCTTAAATGAGTATTCGAAACAACTCGATAAAGATGCAAAGGAAGCAGAACAACGGGTTTATAGTTCTTCCGGTTTGAAATTTAATCTTGCATCGCCAAAACAATTAGGCGAAGTATTGTTCGATCATTTGAAACTTGATCCTAAAGCGAAGAAAACAAAAACAGGACAGTATGCAACCGGTGAGGATGTGTTGTTGAAACTCGCACACACAAGTCCGATCGTAGAAGATATTCTTGCTTTTCGTGAATTGACGAAATTAAGATCAACTTATGTGGATGCTTTGCCGCAACTGATCAATCGAAAAACAGGTCGTGTTCATACAACTTATGGACAGGCTGTTGCCGTAACCGGTCGTTTGGCAAGTAACAATCCCAATCTGCAGAATATTCCCGTTCGTACTGAACGTGGAAGAGAAATACGTAAGGCGTTTATACCAAGAGACGAGAATCATGTATTGGTGAGTGCCGATTATTCTCAAATAGAGTTACGCATTGTAGCTGCCATCAGTGGCGATCCTGCTATGTGTGATGCATTTATTCAAGGGAAAGATATTCATACTGCTACCGCAGCTAAAGTGTACAAGATCGAAGAGAAAGATGTAACCAAAGAAATGCGTTACAAAGCAAAGAGTGTAAACTTCGGGATCATTTACGGTCAAGGTGCATTTGGCTTGGCTGATAATTTAGGTATCAGCAGAACAGAAGCAAAAGAGATCATTGACAATTACAAGCGGGAGTTTGCAGGCATTCAAAAGTATATGGATGATACCGTGAACTTTGCACGTGAAAATGGTTATGTGGAAACCTTGATGGGGCGTAAGCGTTGGTTACGTGATATCAACTCCAGCAACTTTACAGTGCGTGGTTATGCAGAACGAAACGCCATCAATTCACCCATACAGGGAACGGCTGCTGATATGATCAAACTGGCCATGATCAAAACACATGATGCATTAAAGAAGAGCACATTCAAAAGTAAAATGATCTTGCAGGTGCATGATGAATTGGTATTTGATGTATTGAAAGAAGAAGCAGAGGACATCAAAGCATTGATCATTGATTGTATGCAAACGGCTATGCCGCTCACACATGGTGTGCCGGTAATTGCAGAAGCAGGAACAGGCGATAATTGGTTAGAAGCACATTAA